A region of Synechococcus sp. MW101C3 DNA encodes the following proteins:
- a CDS encoding VOC family protein: MPVRRLGHVALRVQDMARAKAFYQALGLRLTWEADDWSYLQAPDGGDGVALLSPAYTAAGPHFAFHFSERAEVDVVHGELRAAGHPVGPLHDHRDGTASFYLQDSEGNWLEMLYEPPEGIPSNQGEEPIAAALPDGSSAAMAGAGATGAAALAGQVQGLA, encoded by the coding sequence ATGCCGGTGCGAAGACTGGGCCACGTGGCCCTGCGGGTGCAGGACATGGCCCGCGCCAAGGCGTTTTATCAGGCCCTCGGCCTGCGCCTCACCTGGGAAGCCGACGATTGGTCCTATCTGCAGGCCCCCGACGGCGGTGACGGGGTGGCCCTGCTGAGCCCGGCCTATACCGCCGCCGGGCCCCACTTCGCCTTTCACTTCAGCGAGCGCGCCGAGGTGGATGTTGTTCACGGCGAGCTGCGCGCCGCTGGCCATCCGGTGGGCCCGCTGCATGATCACCGCGACGGCACCGCTTCCTTTTACCTCCAGGATTCGGAAGGAAACTGGCTGGAGATGCTCTACGAGCCGCCCGAAGGCATCCCCTCCAACCAGGGCGAGGAGCCGATCGCTGCGGCTCTGCCTGATGGCTCCTCAGCCGCCATGGCCGGCGCCGGAGCCACCGGAGCC
- a CDS encoding DnaJ C-terminal domain-containing protein, with amino-acid sequence MSANGYRDYYKVLGLERGADADAIKRSFRKLARQHHPDVNPGDAAAEARFKEISEAYEVLSDPDKRRKYEQFGQYWSQMGGGGAPGVDVDFSRYGNFDDFINDLLGRFGGAAGPGGFAGAPGGFGFSGGFPAGFGGGFTPGTGRASGAQLDAEATITITFADAFRGCERTLAVNEERVQVRVPAGVKNGSRLRLKGKGNLQPGTGRRGDLYLNLTLQEHPVWKLEGDQLRADLPLSLDELALGGDIRVITPDGDATVQVPPGVPLGRSLRLKGKGWPQKDGRGDLLLTLTLALPDTYSQQERKLLEQLRDARSTDPRREWCKAAIL; translated from the coding sequence ATGAGCGCCAACGGCTATCGCGACTACTACAAAGTGCTGGGCCTTGAACGGGGAGCCGACGCGGACGCCATCAAGCGTTCCTTCCGCAAGCTGGCCCGTCAGCACCATCCGGATGTGAACCCCGGCGACGCGGCGGCAGAAGCACGCTTCAAGGAGATCAGTGAGGCCTATGAGGTGCTCTCCGATCCTGACAAGCGCCGCAAGTATGAACAGTTTGGCCAGTACTGGAGCCAGATGGGCGGTGGCGGCGCACCGGGTGTCGATGTGGATTTCAGCCGCTACGGCAACTTCGACGACTTCATCAACGACCTGCTCGGTCGCTTCGGCGGGGCCGCCGGCCCCGGTGGCTTCGCGGGTGCACCGGGCGGGTTCGGCTTCTCGGGAGGCTTTCCGGCCGGGTTCGGCGGCGGCTTCACTCCAGGCACCGGCCGCGCTAGCGGCGCCCAGCTGGACGCGGAAGCCACGATCACCATCACCTTTGCCGATGCCTTTCGCGGCTGCGAGCGCACCCTGGCCGTCAACGAAGAGCGGGTTCAGGTGCGCGTGCCCGCTGGGGTGAAGAACGGCAGCCGCCTGCGCCTCAAGGGCAAAGGCAACCTCCAGCCCGGCACCGGCCGGCGCGGCGACCTCTACCTCAACCTCACCCTGCAGGAGCATCCAGTCTGGAAGCTGGAGGGGGATCAGCTACGGGCCGATCTGCCACTCAGCCTCGACGAGCTCGCCCTTGGCGGGGATATCCGGGTGATCACCCCTGACGGCGATGCCACCGTTCAGGTACCCCCCGGTGTGCCCCTGGGGCGCAGCCTGCGCTTGAAGGGCAAGGGCTGGCCCCAGAAAGATGGCCGCGGCGATCTGTTGCTCACCCTCACCCTTGCCCTGCCTGACACCTACAGCCAGCAGGAGCGAAAGCTGCTCGAGCAGCTGCGCGATGCGCGCAGCACCGACCCAAGGCGGGAGTGGTGCAAAGCCGCCATTCTCTGA
- the hemB gene encoding porphobilinogen synthase, with the protein MELTYRPRRLRRTPALRAMVREFHLDPADFIYPLFVHEGASNEPIEAMPGCQRWSLEGLVEEVGRAWDLGIRCVVLFPKVADGLKTEDGAECFNEGGLIPRAIRRLKQEHPAMAIMTDVALDPYSCDGHDGIVNSEGVVLNDETVAQLCRQAVAQARAGADLLGPSDMMDGRVGAIREALDEEGFEHIGIISYTAKYASAYYGPFREALDSAPRPVGNKPIPKDKSTYQMDPGNGREALTEALLDEQEGADILMVKPGLAYLDIIHRLREESELPIAAYNVSGEYAMVKAAAQRGWIDERAVVLETLLCFKRAGADLILTYHACDAARWLSER; encoded by the coding sequence ATGGAACTCACCTATCGACCCCGTCGGTTGCGCCGCACCCCGGCTCTTCGAGCGATGGTGCGCGAGTTTCACCTCGACCCCGCCGATTTCATCTACCCCCTGTTCGTGCACGAAGGGGCCAGCAATGAGCCGATTGAGGCCATGCCCGGCTGCCAGCGCTGGAGCCTGGAAGGGCTCGTGGAAGAAGTGGGCCGCGCCTGGGATCTGGGCATCCGCTGCGTGGTGCTCTTCCCCAAGGTGGCCGATGGCCTCAAAACGGAAGACGGCGCTGAATGCTTCAACGAGGGCGGGCTGATTCCTCGTGCCATTCGCCGCCTGAAACAGGAACACCCGGCCATGGCGATCATGACCGACGTCGCTCTTGATCCCTATTCCTGCGATGGCCATGACGGCATCGTCAACAGCGAAGGTGTGGTGCTGAACGATGAAACCGTGGCCCAGCTGTGCCGTCAGGCGGTGGCTCAGGCCCGCGCCGGCGCCGATCTGCTCGGCCCCAGCGACATGATGGATGGCCGGGTGGGAGCGATCCGGGAGGCGCTCGATGAAGAAGGCTTTGAGCACATCGGCATCATCAGCTACACCGCTAAGTACGCCTCCGCTTACTACGGCCCCTTCCGGGAGGCACTCGATTCCGCCCCGCGTCCGGTGGGGAACAAGCCGATCCCCAAAGACAAGTCCACGTATCAGATGGATCCGGGCAACGGCCGCGAGGCGCTCACCGAAGCCTTGCTGGATGAGCAGGAAGGGGCCGACATCCTGATGGTCAAGCCGGGCCTGGCTTATCTCGACATCATCCATCGCCTGCGCGAGGAATCGGAACTGCCGATTGCGGCTTACAACGTGAGTGGTGAGTACGCCATGGTGAAGGCAGCTGCCCAGCGCGGCTGGATCGACGAGCGCGCCGTGGTGCTCGAAACGCTGCTCTGTTTCAAGCGCGCCGGTGCCGATCTGATCCTCACCTACCACGCCTGCGATGCGGCCCGATGGCTGAGCGAACGGTGA